A region of Natribaculum luteum DNA encodes the following proteins:
- a CDS encoding Hsp20/alpha crystallin family protein, with protein sequence MSALRDALRNLSDAVFFDLLESDDAYLLVLDLPGVSAETLDLTVEDGHISIEAQREKDVPGDYRYLEENRSMFLEVDLPLPADATETEAEASVSRGVLELQLPKRGTAEETTIDVVESEDA encoded by the coding sequence ATGTCAGCACTCCGCGATGCCTTGCGGAACCTTTCGGACGCGGTGTTTTTCGATCTCCTCGAGAGCGACGACGCGTACCTCCTCGTCCTCGACCTGCCAGGTGTCTCCGCGGAGACGCTCGACCTCACCGTCGAGGACGGACACATCTCGATCGAGGCCCAGCGCGAGAAAGACGTCCCCGGCGACTACCGCTACCTCGAGGAGAACCGGTCGATGTTCCTCGAGGTCGACCTGCCGCTGCCGGCGGACGCGACCGAGACGGAGGCGGAGGCGTCGGTCTCCCGTGGCGTCCTCGAGTTGCAACTTCCGAAACGCGGTACTGCCGAGGAGACGACGATCGACGTCGTCGAGAGCGAGGACGCCTAA
- a CDS encoding molybdopterin molybdotransferase MoeA — MEGADRDRTEAGFKQRTRVADAREILREAVTAVEGPGTERIALERADGRVLAESVTAARNVPHYDRAAMDGYAVRASDTFGANDRSPAVVHVAESDHVAPETAVRVHTGSEVPEGGDAVVMIEHAETLEATGEVEITDAVAEGENVAPAGEDVEEGQHLYEPGHRLRPSDLGLLRSVGRERVVVAERPTVGVIPTGEELVSHDPDPGEVIETNGLTISRLVERWGGAATYRDVVTDDREALRVAIERDLTKDVVVTTGGSSVGKRDLMPEVIDDLGEVLVHGVALKPGHPVCLGIVEDTPVLALPGYPVACIVNAVQFLRPTIRWLEGAPLEPHPTTQARLERKIPSEPGTRTFARVRLEERDGERVAIPTRASGSGVLSSVALADGWVVVEESREGIPAGETVAVEDWELPA; from the coding sequence ATGGAAGGAGCCGACCGGGATCGAACGGAAGCGGGCTTCAAACAGCGAACGCGGGTCGCTGACGCCCGCGAAATCCTCCGCGAGGCAGTGACGGCCGTCGAGGGGCCGGGAACGGAACGGATCGCACTCGAGCGAGCGGACGGCCGGGTGCTCGCCGAGTCGGTGACGGCGGCCCGAAACGTCCCCCACTACGATCGGGCGGCGATGGACGGCTACGCCGTCCGGGCCAGCGACACGTTCGGCGCGAACGATCGCTCCCCCGCTGTCGTCCACGTCGCAGAGAGCGACCACGTCGCGCCCGAGACCGCGGTTCGCGTCCACACCGGCAGCGAAGTCCCCGAGGGCGGCGACGCCGTCGTGATGATCGAACACGCCGAGACGCTCGAGGCGACGGGCGAGGTCGAGATCACGGACGCGGTCGCCGAAGGGGAGAACGTCGCGCCTGCGGGCGAGGACGTCGAGGAGGGACAGCACCTGTACGAGCCGGGACACCGACTGCGACCGTCCGACCTCGGCCTCCTCCGGTCGGTCGGCCGCGAGCGCGTGGTCGTCGCCGAACGGCCGACCGTCGGCGTGATCCCGACCGGCGAGGAGCTCGTGAGCCACGATCCGGACCCGGGCGAGGTGATCGAGACCAACGGACTGACGATCTCGCGACTGGTCGAGCGGTGGGGCGGGGCGGCGACCTACCGCGACGTCGTGACCGACGACAGGGAGGCGCTGCGGGTCGCGATCGAGCGCGACCTGACGAAAGACGTCGTCGTCACCACCGGCGGCTCGTCCGTCGGGAAACGCGACCTCATGCCCGAAGTGATCGACGACCTCGGGGAGGTGCTCGTCCACGGCGTCGCGTTGAAACCCGGCCACCCCGTCTGCCTGGGCATCGTCGAGGACACGCCCGTACTCGCGCTGCCGGGCTACCCCGTCGCCTGCATCGTCAACGCCGTCCAGTTCCTCCGGCCCACGATCCGGTGGCTCGAGGGTGCGCCCCTCGAACCACACCCGACGACGCAGGCCCGCCTCGAGCGCAAGATTCCGAGCGAACCCGGCACCCGGACGTTCGCGCGGGTCCGACTCGAGGAGCGCGACGGCGAGCGCGTGGCGATCCCGACGCGGGCAAGCGGGTCGGGCGTGCTCTCGAGCGTCGCGCTCGCGGACGGCTGGGTGGTCGTCGAGGAGTCCCGCGAGGGAATTCCGGCGGGCGAGACGGTCGCCGTCGAAGACTGGGAGCTGCCTGCCTGA
- a CDS encoding ABC1 kinase family protein produces the protein MAYARDRRRFLLFGRPRPVDPETHRRRAEVLLESLLTLGPTFIKLGQLLSTRPDVLPPAYIDVLSALQDEVPPAEWSAAKEVLEDELGPVGQRFDEFDTDAISGASLGQVYRASIDGRDVAVKIRRPNIEDLVEADLLVIRWSMPILMYFVDESRAFSLENLADEFAKTIREEMDYEREATMLTEIRANFADDDRFLIPEVVDSHSGPRVLTMEYAGGTKINDVETLDEKGIDRGRIAENLQRSYLQMIIDDGVFHADPHPGNLAVTDEGRIVFYDFGMSGRVDEFVQEKIVEFYIAVANQDIDAILDALIEIGTLSPEADRAVMAEVMELAIADARGEDIEQYRVQQIVGQIEDSIYEFPFRLPANLALVLRVATVVEGVCVTLDPDFDFIATATDYLTEQGYREESIRRILEESGQQFQRSAEALVQIPPKVDRTLGRIDRDDFYVRVDVEDSQGNFDKLAKRLIYGLLLTMGLFSMGVLYALEAPEASVVAAVFSAVLTVLLYRSFRKPRSIRAKPQFTRQNLRQRREEE, from the coding sequence CTGGCGTACGCCCGTGATCGCCGGCGGTTCCTGCTGTTCGGTCGACCGCGTCCGGTCGATCCCGAGACCCACCGCCGTCGCGCCGAGGTGTTACTCGAATCACTGCTGACGCTCGGTCCGACGTTCATCAAACTCGGGCAGTTGCTCTCGACCCGGCCGGACGTCCTCCCGCCCGCGTACATCGACGTGCTCTCGGCGCTGCAAGACGAGGTGCCGCCGGCCGAGTGGTCGGCAGCGAAGGAAGTCCTCGAGGACGAACTCGGCCCCGTCGGGCAGCGATTCGACGAGTTCGACACCGACGCGATAAGCGGTGCGAGCCTCGGACAGGTCTACCGGGCGTCGATCGACGGCCGGGACGTCGCGGTCAAGATCCGCCGGCCGAACATCGAGGACCTTGTAGAGGCCGACCTCCTGGTGATCCGGTGGTCGATGCCGATCCTGATGTACTTCGTCGACGAGTCGCGCGCGTTCTCGCTGGAAAACCTGGCCGACGAGTTCGCCAAGACGATCCGCGAGGAGATGGACTACGAGCGCGAGGCGACGATGCTCACGGAGATCCGGGCGAACTTCGCCGACGACGACCGCTTTCTGATCCCCGAGGTGGTCGACTCTCACTCCGGGCCGCGCGTGCTCACGATGGAGTACGCCGGGGGGACGAAGATCAACGACGTCGAGACCCTAGACGAGAAAGGGATCGACCGCGGGCGCATCGCGGAGAACCTCCAGCGGTCGTACCTGCAGATGATCATCGACGACGGGGTCTTTCACGCCGATCCCCACCCGGGAAACCTCGCGGTGACCGACGAGGGGCGGATCGTCTTCTACGACTTCGGGATGAGCGGCCGGGTCGACGAGTTCGTCCAGGAGAAGATCGTCGAGTTCTACATCGCGGTCGCAAACCAGGACATCGACGCGATCCTCGACGCCCTCATCGAGATCGGCACGCTCAGCCCGGAGGCCGACCGGGCAGTGATGGCCGAGGTGATGGAACTCGCCATCGCCGACGCTCGCGGCGAGGACATCGAACAGTACCGCGTTCAGCAGATCGTCGGCCAAATCGAGGACTCGATCTACGAGTTTCCCTTCCGGCTGCCGGCGAACCTCGCGCTCGTCCTCCGGGTCGCCACGGTCGTCGAGGGCGTCTGCGTCACCCTCGATCCCGACTTCGACTTCATCGCGACCGCGACCGACTACCTCACCGAGCAGGGCTACCGCGAGGAGTCGATCCGTCGCATCCTCGAGGAGTCGGGCCAGCAGTTCCAGCGGTCCGCCGAGGCGCTCGTCCAGATTCCGCCGAAAGTCGACCGAACCCTCGGCCGGATCGACCGCGACGACTTCTACGTCCGCGTCGACGTCGAGGACTCGCAGGGGAATTTCGACAAACTCGCGAAGCGGCTCATCTACGGCCTCTTGCTCACGATGGGGCTGTTCTCGATGGGTGTCCTCTACGCGCT